Sequence from the Parvicella tangerina genome:
TTATGTCGAAGGATTTTGATAAGGACAAGCAGTTGGCTAAGCCTTCTTATGAAAAATCAATGGAGCTGAATCATTATTTGAATTATCTGAAAGAGAGGGCAGATGAATTGTTTGATAACCCTAGTAAAAAGGTGTATACCAATGCTGAGGTGAAGGATATTTTGAACGGGTACATTTCGAACTTTAAGGAGGACAACAATGTAAGTATTGTTAAGGAGCAATTAGCTTTATATGGCAAGCCAGTTACTTTTATCGACTTATTTGCTGGTGCGGGCGGTTTTAGTGAAGGATTTTTACAAGCAGAATTAAATAATAAGTTTTATGATTTCATTGTAGCCAATGATATTAATGAGAACTGTGAGCTCACGCATGAAGTAAGGTATAATCATCAATTGGGTCTGGATGCGAAGTTTCTTTGTCAGGATATTACTGAGCCAGACTTCTTGGATAATTTACTGGAGAAGATTGACGGAAAACAAGTAGATGTGGTTTGTGGAGGTCCTCCTTGTCAAAGTTTTAGTTTGGCAGGTAAACGAAAGAAATTCGATAAAAAGGATGATTTGTTTGCTCATTACCTAGAGGTTATTAAGATTTTGCAGCCGAAGTACTTTGTAATGGAGAACGTTAAGGGAATCCTCACAAAAGAGAAAGGCAAAATCAAAGAAGAGATTTTAAAAGAGATCAATTCAATCGTAGATATTAAGGAAGTGCCCAAATTGGCTTCATTTGTTAAGAGTTTGAAGAAATCGAAGAAGAATGATGAGTTCATTCTAGACTGTCTAGTTAAAAGGGTGAACATGGAGCAGTTTGGCGATGAGAAATCTGAACAAGCTAGAGAAGAGTATATCAAATACGTAGAATCTAAATTCCGTCAGTTAACCCCTAAGATTGTTGATTACAAAACGAGTAAGACAGATCAACGAATTAGTACCATTAGGCATGGTTTTAATATGTTGATTAGGAATAAGCAATGGGAGACTTTGAAGCGAGATATTATAAAGGAAAAGGATTTCTGTAATATAGATAATGACTATTTCGTTAATGCTTTCACAGAGTTCTTGCATGAGCTAGATTCTAGTGAGATTATCAAAAAGATAGAGGAGGCGTTCAATAATTTACATGTTGCAAAATCGTACAAGGCAGAGTGCGATCATATTATATCTGCGTTGAAAATTTATACGCTGAATTTTGATGATAGCTTAGAATATATCTACAAGTATTGTAATAAGAAGCAAGAAAGTGAACTCAATAAGATCATTGATGATATTCGATTGTATAAGATAGAATCGCCTTTCGTGGCAAATGCATCTAATTACGGGGTTCCTCAGAATAGAGAAAGGGTGTTGTTTATTGGATGTAGAAAGGATCAGAAGTTCATTTCTGAAGTACCTAGAACTGTTGAGGAAAAGGATAAGGTGACTGTTTTTGAAGCATTGTATGATTTGGATTTTGTGGGCAATGATGAAGAAGCACACCATTATGAATTGGTAGATATTTCAAAGCAGTACAACGGTACTGCAAAGAAAATGAAGAGCTTGCTTAAAACAAGAACCATCGATGGTAAAGTAAATAGTAAAGAAGGAAAGTCATTTGCAGATTGGAGTAGAGAGGG
This genomic interval carries:
- a CDS encoding DNA cytosine methyltransferase; protein product: MATINFYLDKADKKGFSPIHLRINCGGKQIKISTGEKIMSKDFDKDKQLAKPSYEKSMELNHYLNYLKERADELFDNPSKKVYTNAEVKDILNGYISNFKEDNNVSIVKEQLALYGKPVTFIDLFAGAGGFSEGFLQAELNNKFYDFIVANDINENCELTHEVRYNHQLGLDAKFLCQDITEPDFLDNLLEKIDGKQVDVVCGGPPCQSFSLAGKRKKFDKKDDLFAHYLEVIKILQPKYFVMENVKGILTKEKGKIKEEILKEINSIVDIKEVPKLASFVKSLKKSKKNDEFILDCLVKRVNMEQFGDEKSEQAREEYIKYVESKFRQLTPKIVDYKTSKTDQRISTIRHGFNMLIRNKQWETLKRDIIKEKDFCNIDNDYFVNAFTEFLHELDSSEIIKKIEEAFNNLHVAKSYKAECDHIISALKIYTLNFDDSLEYIYKYCNKKQESELNKIIDDIRLYKIESPFVANASNYGVPQNRERVLFIGCRKDQKFISEVPRTVEEKDKVTVFEALYDLDFVGNDEEAHHYELVDISKQYNGTAKKMKSLLKTRTIDGKVNSKEGKSFADWSREGRLNGRFKNATAPFYVRNYEALRNGEKVFDILHNHKTSKQNENVLKRLDIILQEGDYKSAQCKLDECGLSSNKRNYNVLKPEKQSPTVMTIPDDYIHYNTPRALTVREMARLQSFDDSFVFQGKRSTGGNNRKTEVPQYTLVGNAVPPLMARAVAMEILKNIK